CTGCAATGCACGGGGTATCTATTCCGATGTTCAGGACCCAGGATTTGACACAAGCGGACAAAAGTTCTTGCGCGGGTATCACCTGACTGATGCACAGGGGATTGCACGATTCCACACGATCTATCCAGGCTGGTATCCCATGCGAACCGTGCATATTCACTTCAAGATCCGCACCGCATCGGTTGCGCGAAGACGCTACGAGTTCACGTCGCAGGTGTACTTCCCGGATGATCTGACGGATCGTGTGCACACCAAGCTCCCCTACTCGTCGAACGGACATCGTCGCGTACGCAATCACGATGATTTTATCTTTCGAGACGGAGGTGATCGCTTGATACTGGAGGCTTCGGAAACGAACGACGGCTATACCGCAACCTTTCCGATTGCGTTGGTCACATCTTGACCATCATCTCGCGAATTTATACGTATTGACGCATTCGTGCGGATCTCGATAGGCTCTAATCATTCAAATGGGCTTTGCCCTAGGAGGACATGCACATGAGACTACTCCGTGATGCCGGTCTGCTGACGTGCGCGCTATTGGTTCCCCTTGCTGTGATTGCTGCGCCACCTTCGGAAGTGAAAGTCGATTACTCAGCCGACAGCACGATGGAGACCGAAGGCGGTATGACGATGAAGTCACGCATCTACCACACGGTCGAGAAGGAACGCATGGAGACGGGCGGTTCGGACGGCATGGTCTCAATCATCCGGAAGGATAAGAAAGTTGTATGGCAGTTGATGGGCAATATGTACATGGAAATGCCGATGGATGCCTCCAATGCATCTGGAATGGATGCGTTCGACATCACGGAGCAGGTCGAGGTCGGTCCGGAGACCATCAACGGTCTGAAGACCA
This portion of the Candidatus Nitrospira nitrosa genome encodes:
- a CDS encoding intradiol ring-cleavage dioxygenase, with product MFLADTQYLVSRRQILAWAGTAGVLLMMAGPPRSVHAAPGTAASICIVRPEQTEGPYFVDERLHRMDIRSDPTNGKVAVGTPLILVFQVSRVQGGGCQPLPDAQVDIWHCNARGIYSDVQDPGFDTSGQKFLRGYHLTDAQGIARFHTIYPGWYPMRTVHIHFKIRTASVARRRYEFTSQVYFPDDLTDRVHTKLPYSSNGHRRVRNHDDFIFRDGGDRLILEASETNDGYTATFPIALVTS